Below is a genomic region from Fusobacterium canifelinum.
ATTTTATATTTTCTTATTAATTTTCTCATAAAAAAACTGCACCTCTAATCTTATATTCAAGATTTTGAGTGCAGCCATTTTAACTCCCTTTTTTTATTTCATTTATTTTTTCTTTTGATTGGCTATAAAGTTATCATAGTGTTCTGGGAAATATTTTTTAACAAGTTTTGCATATTCAGGACTATCTTTTAATTTTAAAATAGCATCTGAAAATTCTTTTGCAAGTTTAGAATCAGCTTTTCTAAAAGCAATAGAAGCACTTGGTAATTTATCTTTTATTGTATCAATCTTTTTAATTCCTTTCATAGTCTTTAAATATTCATTAGCAGAAACTTCTGCAATTATAACAGCATCAATTTTTTGATTTTGTAAGTCTAATAAAGCTTCTGTAAAGTTATTATATAGTTTAGGAACAGAACCATTGTCTTTAGCAAATTGTTCTTGAATAGTTCCAAGTTGTACTCCAATAGTTTTTCCTTTTAGCTCTTCTTTTTTCTTGAAAGTACTTTTATTATTAACTATAACAGAATGCCCTCCTTCAAAGAATATATAAGGTATAGAGAAAGATACAGCTTTTTGTCTTTCAGGAGTTGCAGACATTCCAGCTATAACAGCATCAATTTTTTTCATTTGAAGGGCAGGTAGTAGACCATCAAAACTCATATTTTGCCATTTAATTTCATAACCTAATTCTTTTCCAAGTAATTCCATTAATTCAATATCAAAGCCTACCATCTTATTATTTTCAAGATATTCATAAGGTTTAAATTCAGCATTTGTTCCTACATATAATTTTTTAGCTGCAAAAGATAAAGTAGATAAGATTAACATTAACATAGTAATTATTTTTTTCATAGTATTTCTCCTTTTTATTTCTTAAATGTTTGATAAAATTCTTCTTTAATTTCTTTTAAGATTTCTGGTTTTTCAAATATATCAAGACAAGATAGTGCCATTGCTAAACAAGCTTCTTTCATTCCTTTATATGCTTCTTCTTGAATAGTTGCAGTGGCAAATTCAATAGTGTGTCCTACTAAGTGTTTAGTAGTTAGAGGAAAATAAGGATGAATAGTAGGACAACAGTGGCTAACATCTCCCATATCTGTTGAACCCAAACCTTCTTTGTCTCTTATATCTGTAACTCCCAAAGTTCTTAAATTTTTTTCATACAGTTCCATCAGCTTTTTATTTGTAACAAGATTAGCAAAACTTGTTTCATAATTTGTTATTTCAAGTTCAGTACCACTTGCAAGAGCTGCACCCTTAGCACAGTTTTTTACTCTTTCAACTAATCCTTTTAAGTAATCAAGTGTTTCTGCTCTTACATAAAAATTAGCAATAGCCAAATCAGGAATTATATTAGCAGCTTCTCCACCATTTGAAATAATTCCATGTATTCTTGCAGAAGATAAAGTTTGTTGCCTTAGAGCATTAATTGAATTAAATAAATTTAAAACACCATCAAGTGCATTTATTCCTTCATGAGGTGAGGAAGCAGCATGAGCTGTTTTTCCTTTAAAAGTAAATTGAAGAGCTTCCATTGCATGAGATTTTCCACTTCTAATATGTGCTTCACCACTTGGATGAACTGACATAGCAACATCAATATCATTAAAGATACCAAGTTTAGCCATATCAACTTTAGCACCATTTGTTTCTTCAGCAGGTGTTCCAATAACTAGAATTTCTCCTTGTAAATCTAACTTTTGGATTAATTCTTTTATTAAAATGCCACTTGCAATGCTTGTAACTCCATATGCATTATGCCCACAGCCATGCCCAATTTTAGGTAGAGCATCATATTCAGCAAGAATAGCAATCCTTGGGCCATTTCCTTTTTTATAACTTGCCTTGTAAGCTGTCTCTAAATTAGCGAAGCCTTTTTCAACTTCAAAACTATATTTTTTTAAAATATCTGTGTGAGCAGTACAGGCTTTATATTCTTGTAAGCCTAGTTCTGGATTATTATAAAGATATTCATTTAAATCTTTTAACTCATTCCTATACTTATCAAAAAGTTCTGATAAAATTTCTTTTTTACTCTCCATATTTACCTCCTAAATTTATAAAATAAAAAAATCAGTATAACATTGAATGCTACACTGATTGTTAACTTACTTTATTATTAAAATATTAAAAAATTAATATCAAAAAATAATTATACTAAAAAATAAAGGCATAAACAGTCCTTAGCATACAATTAGACAAGTTATTCAATTTTATAGTAGAAATATTTTTCCTTATCCTTGCTTTACTAAGAAACATTTTGAACCTCCTTAAAATTTATTTTTACTAATATAACATACTATAAAATAAATGTCAAATAAAATTTAAAAAAAGTTTAAATCTTATAAAAATAAGGATAAAATTAAGTGTAAAAATACATAGAAATTTGATAAAATAAAAATATAAATTTAATATCAGGAGGTAAATTTATGGATACTAAAAGGGATGAAAAAAGTTTAGAATTAGTTAACATATTAAAAAATACAAAGTATTTAGTTTTCTTTGGAGGAGCAGGTACATCAACAGATAGTGGAGTTAAAGATTTTAGAGGAAAAAATGGGCTATACAAAACACTCTATAAAGATAAATATAGACCAGAAGAAGTATTAAGTTCAGATTTCTTTTATTCTCATAGAGATATTTTTATGGAGTATGTGGAAAAAGAATTAAATATCAATGGTTTAAGACCAAATAAAGGGCATATGGCTTTGGTAGAACTTGAAAAGATGGGCATTTTAAAAGCTGTTATAACACAAAATATTGATGACTTACACCAAGTATCTGGAAATAAAAATGTTTTAGAATTACATGGAAGTTTAAAGAGATGGTATTGTTTATCTTGTGGAAAAACAGCAGATAGAAATTTTTCTTGCAAATGTGGTGGAATAGTTAGGCCAGATGTTACCTTGTATGGAGAAAATTTAAATCAAGATATTGTTAATGAAGCTATTTATCAATTAGAACAAGCAGATACACTAATAGTTGCAGGAACAAGTTTAACAGTTTATCCTGCTGCATATTATCTAAGATATTTTAGAGGAAAAAATTTAATTATTATAAATGACATGGATACTCAGTATGATGGAGAGGCTTCACTGGTAATAAAAGATAATTTCTCATATGTTATGGATAAAGTTGTTGAGTGCTTAAAAAAATTCCAATATGGAAAAACATTAAAAAATATTTAAAATAGACTATATCTAAATTTAAATTCCAATTTAGAGAGTACATATAACATATTTTATTATGCTTAAAATAAAAAATCAAATAAAAATAATTTAAGTGTTATTATTTTATATAGTGAAAAAACTTAAGAAATCTTAGTCATTCATTTTATTTATTTTTATTTAAAGTTGATTTTTCTTGCTTCATATAATTAATATATAAGCTTAAAAAAAACGAAAAATTATGATAGTATAAAGTACACCGTTAGTGGCATTTTAAATAAAACTATTTTTAAAGGATATAAAATAAAAGTGATACTAATATAAAATTAAATTTTTAAAATTTGTAAAAGAAGATTCTAATTGACAAAGCAAATAAAATAGTTTAAAATACAGGTACATAAATAAGAGATCAATACCCTTGCTTGTCAATATGACACGGATACGTCCGATGCAAGGGTTTTTTCTTTATTGGAGGTTTTAATATGAGTTGTAGTGAGTCTCATTTAAGCTATGAAGAACAATTAAATAAATTCATAGGTAGAGGAATGTTTGTTAAAAATAAGACAAAGGCTCTTGAGAGATTAAAGCACATAAGCTATTATAAAATTAAACAGTTCTCTACATTTTTTATGGATAATAATGGAAATTACAAGCAAAATACTTCTTTTGAAGCAGTGATACAAAATTTTTATTTTGATAAAAATTTAAGAATGGAATTTTTAAAATGTTCAGAAAAAATTGAGTTATCAATAAAAAATAAAATAGCATACCTTTTAGGAGTTAAATATGGAGCATTTGGCTATTTAAATTTTTCAAGTTGGTGTGATAGGAGCAGACCCAAACAAGAAATTCAAAATGAAGAATTAAAGTTTAAAAAGAAAATTCAAAAGAAAATGAAATTATTTTCAGATAATTCTATTATTAAAGATTTTGTTATAAATAACCCAACTGAAACTTATTTAAGTATCTGGAGATTGTCAGAGGTATTAACCTTCGGAGAAGCATTATATCTTTTTGAGATGATGTCACAAAAAAATAAGGTATCTATTGCTCATAATTATAATCTTAAAGTTGATGAATTTATTTCTTACACAAACAATATAAAACTAATTAGAAATTTATGTGCTCATAATATGTCTATCATTCATCTAAAATTAAGAACTATCCCTAAAATGAATACTGATTTTTCAAATATATTAAACAGATATGATAGAATATTCAGTTCTGTGTTAATAATAATTTATTTCATAAAAAATATAAATCCTAATTATAAATTTAAAACATTGTATCATACAGTGTGCCAACTAATTAAAAGAAATAAAGTAGCTAAAATATATGGAATTAAAAATTATAAGTTGTTAAAGAAATACATTAAAAGTTAATAAAAAATAAATAAAAGAGGAGGAGAGCAATGAGGTTTATTTTAAATTTTGAATTAGATACTGTTAGACTTCCAATAGAAATCAGAAGAACTGTCATAAGTTTCTTTAAGAGATCTTTAACAGAAGCACATAATTCAAAATATTATCCAGAATTTTTTACAGGAACACAAATAAAAGACTATTCTTTTTCTGTAATTTTTCCTTTGGATAAATATTTTGGAGAAGAAATTTATTTAAAAAGACCTGAAATGAAAATTTTAGTATCTTGTTCAGAAAAAAATAATATAGGTTTCTTATTGGTAAATGTATTTTTATCACAAAGAAATAAAAGATTTCCTTTACCTAAAGACACTCATATGATTTTAAAAGATGTTAGGATAATTGAAGAAAAAGTTATTAAAGGAGAGGAGGCTATATTTCAAACTACAATAGGTGGAGGAATTGTAGTGAGAGAACACAATAAAGAAGAAAATAAAGACATCTATTACTCAGTAGGGAATGAAAGATTTGAAGAAGTTTTAAATTGGTTGATGAAAGAAAGATTTAAAAGATTGGGATACCCAGAAGATATTTTTAAAGATTTTAATTGTGAATTATTAGAAGGAAGAAAAATAGTTGTTAAACATTTTGATTTAAAGTTTCCTGTAACAACTGGAAGATTTAAAGTAAAAGCACCAAAAATCTTGTTAGAAGAAATTTATAGAACAGGTATGGGTAGTCGTTTATCACAAGGATTTGGACTTTTAGAGTATTTAGGTGGTGAGATTAAAGATGAAGTATGATATTGATAAGAATGAATATGGTTTTGATACTGCAGTATCTGCTTCTGATTGGAAATATTCAGCAGCTATCACAGGACTAATTTATTATTTTAAAGAATTAGAAAAGAAATATGAAATAAAAAAAATAACTATTGATGAAATTACTGATAGCTACTTACTATATAATAAAGAAGACATCAATGAAGAAAATTACCTAAATTTTATTGAAAGATTTTATTCAAAATATTCAGAAGACACATTGGCACATAAAAAATTAGAAAATCAATTAAATCACACAAAAGAATTTACAGCAGAAATTATAAAAAGCATAAAAGAGAATATGTCTGCAAACACAGTTTTAAAAAAAGTATTTTCAAAAATAAAGTTTGACGGAACAAACAAAGAAGATGTATTAAAGTTACTTGATGAACACAGGCATTCAATCATAAAGGAAACTTTTAGAAACAAAAAAGATTTATATGATAATTATTGTCAAACAAGTAGACTTTTAGAAAAAGGAGACAATAGTCCTTGTAGACTTAAAGGCTACTATTTTGACCCTAATAGGAAGTCTAAGGCAACAGGTTATAATTTTGCTTCTAGTAGTATAGATTACTTTGATGATGAAATTTTTGATTTTATACCATTTGCTTTTACTGGAAATTCTTTTGAAACTATATTTCTAAATGATAATTTAGATTTAGAACTACTAGAAAATATGAATTATAAATTAAGAGAATATTTTTCTGAGGAAAAAGAAGAAGAAATTGAAAGAATAAAAAATTTTAAACAAGAAAAAGCAATTAAAGAGAAAAAAAATGAAGAAACAGAAGGAAGTTTAAATTCTGTACCTTTAAAAAAACTATTTTTAAATATCCTTCAAAAAAAAGTTGACTATATTAAATATGGAATGGAAATAATTTATAAGAATAGGGATAAAGAATATTTTGAAACTTGGTATTTAAGAAATGAAAGTATAAGAGTATTTAAAGAGATTGAAGATTTTTCAAAATTAGATATCAGAATAAAAATTACTGACAAATATTACTTTAATCTTCTTGATGAAGTGTTTTCTGCTATTTTAAATCTAAGTTTATTAACAAATAGTATTTTATATTTATTAAAAGATAGAGAAAGTTTTATAAAAATAGATACAAGCAGAGAAAACTTAACAAAACTTTTTAAATATAATTACGCTATTAATCAATTAATTAAAGTAAATCAAATAATAAGAAATGGGGGAAAAGAAATGGATAAGAATTTAAAGACTTCTATAAAAGCTTGTGCAAGCGAAGTTGTGAGAAGATTTATAAAGGATAATTCTCTGAACAAATTAGCATCATACAGACAAAAATTATTAAGTTCAGTTGTTGCTAAAAATCATAAAAGAATTCTGGATGTTTTAACTCAATTATCAGTATACTCAGGGGTATATTTTAGCTTTGCTTTTGATTATATAGAAAATCAAACTCAAAATGAAGATATAATACATTATTTTATTTTAGAATTAGATCAAAGTAGATTAGAAAGCAAAAAAAATAAAGAAAATGAAGATAAAGAATAGGGAGGAGAAAAAATGAAAAAGAATGCATTAACAATTACAGTAGTAGCAAATATGACATCAAATTATTCGGAAGGATTAGGTAATATTTCAAGTGTTCAAAAGATTTATAGAGATAGAAATGTATATGCTATCCGTAGTCGTGAAAGCTTAAAAAATGCAATTATGGTACAAAGTGGAATGTATGAAGATTTAGAAACTGAAGCAAATGGTGCTACACAAAAAAAAGTTGATGAAAACTTAAATGCTACAAACTGCCGTGCCTTAGAAGGTGGATATATGAATACAAAGGAAAGTACTTATGTAAGAAATAGTTCATTCTACCTAACAGATGCAATTTCAACAGAAAGTTTTATAAATGAAACTCGTTTTCATAATAACCTATATTTAGCAACTAACTATGCAAATACTCATACAGATAAAAATGGAAAAACTTTAAATGTCCAAAAAGATGCAGGTGAAGTTGGATTAATGCCTTATCAATATGAATATGAAAAATCTTTAAAGGTATATAGTTTAACAATAGATTTAGAAAAAATAGGAAAAGATCCTAATTTTCCTGATAAAGAGGCAAATAATAATGAAAAATTTGAAAGAGTAAAATCTCTTTTAGAAGCTGTTGAAAATTTAAGTTTAATTGTAAAAGGAAATTTAGATAATGCTGAACCTATTTTTGCTATAGGAGGTTTATCTTTAAGAAAAACTCACTATTTTGAAAATGTAGTTAGAGTTGAACAAGGAGCATTAGTTTTAGGAGAAGCATTAAAAGAAAAGAAAGAAGATGGTTTTAGTTGTGCCTTGTTAAAAGGAGATATTTTTACAAATGAAGTAGAAATAATAAAAGAATTACAACCAATATCTATGAGAGAATTTTTTAAATCTTTAATTGAAGATGTAAAAAATTATTATGGAGCATAAGGAGGCAAATTTATGGAAGCCTTAAGAATTATCTTAAAACAAAGCTCTGCAAACTATAGAAAAGCAGGAACAGTCGATAATAAAATGACTTATCCTTTACCTATACCCTCAACAGTGATTGGAGCATTACACAATATTTGTGGATACACTAAATATCATTCTATGGATATAAGTATACAGGGAAAATTTACTTCTCTATCAAGAAGAGTTTATACTGATTATTGTTTCTTAAATTCTGCTTTAGATGATAGAGGAAATTTAGTAAAAGTAGTAAATCCTGAGGCATTTTCAGGAGCATTTGTCAAAGTTGCATCTGCTAAGAAAAGTCAAGGAAATAGTTTTAAAGACAGAATTACTATTCAAGTTCATAATGAGGAATTGTTGCAAGAATATTGTAGTTTAAAAGAGAAAAGTAAAGAAATAGAAGAACTAAAAAATAGTGAATACAAGAAAAAGTTGGAAGAATTTAAAGTGTTAAAAAAAGAAATAGCTGATAAAAAGAAAAAAGAAGATAAAAAATCAGAAACTTTTAAACAACTTTCAGAAGAGGAAAAGAAAATCAAGCTTGATGAAGAAAAATACAAGGATGATTTTAAAAAGTTTGAATATGAGAACTATACAAAACCCTATAGCTATTTTCAAAATCTTGTTACTTCTTTAAAAAACTATGAAGTTTTAAATGATATTTTTCTAATTTTACACATTAAATCTGATGAACATACTTTAAAAGATATAAAGAATAACATTTATAATTTGCAATCTTTGGGAAGAAGTGAAGATTTTGTTGAGGTTATTGAATGTAAAATTGTTGAATTGCAAGAAGTTGAAGAAATAATTGAAAATAGCTTATCAATGTATATAAATGCAAAAGATTTTTATGAGAAAAATATTTTTACAGAAACTGTTGATAGAGACCACGGTTCTGGTGGAACAAAGTATTATTTAGATAAAAATTATGAAATAAAAAAAGGGAGAAGAGAATTTAAAAAAGTACCAGTAATATACTCAACAAGAGTACAAGCTGAGGAAAGTAGTGAGAATGTAAAAGTTGATTTTTATAATGGGGAAGCTATTTTAGTCAATTTTATATAAGGAGAGAAAAGATGGAGAATTATAAGATAAATCCTAAATTAAAAGTATATGAAGATATTAAAAATATTTATTATGCAAAACCAGATAAAACATTGGCACAACATAATGAAGAATTGCATATTCAAAAGAAAAAATTAATTGATTTAGGATATATTAATGACAATAAAATAATAGAGTTATTGGAATATTCAATAGAATTTCACGATATAGGAAAAATAAATCCAGAATTTCAAGTAAGAGTAAAAGAAAATAAAAAATTTGATATAAGTAAAGAAGTTGCACATAATATTTTATCTATACATTTTATTGATAAAAAAGATTATGATGATAAAAATGACTATGAATCAATAGCTTATGCTGTTTTTTATCATCACAGATTTGGAGATGGAGATAATGATAGCATAAGAGCTGATGAAAATACTAAAAAAATAATAGAAAATCTTTTATCTAAACTTGAAGAAAAAGGAATAAAAGTTATCAAAAAAATATCTCCATCTTTAAAACTTCCTAATTTACATACAGATAGAAATCTAAAATTACTAGGTTTACTTATGAAATGTGACCACTCAGCTAGTGGAGGATATGAAATAGAATATCCTAATGATTTTTTAGCAGCTGCTTTAAATAATCTGCTAAATGAATTTAAAGAAAAAGATAAATCAGCTGATTGGAATAATATGCAAAAATTCTGTAAAGAAAATAGTGATAAAAATATAATTGCAATAGCAGATACAGGAATGGGTAAAACTGAAGGTGGTTTTCTTTGGGGAGGCAATAATAAGATATTTTTTGTTCTTCCCCTTAGAACTGCTATTAATGCAATGTATAAAAGATTTGATGAAGTTATAATAAAAGGAGAAAATAAAGAAGAAAAAGTAGGGTTATTACATTCCAATTCTCTTGAATATTATTTGAATAATAAAAAAGAACTAGTAATTGATGATAAAGATGAGAAAGAAATGGATATCTTAGAATACAATAAAAGAGGTAAGCACTTATCATTACCTGTAACTATCTGCACACCTGACCAGATATTTAACTTTATTCTAAAGTATAAAGGTTATGAAAGTAAATTAGCAACTCTTTCTTACTCTAAAATAATCTTAGATGAAATGCAAATGTATGATGCAAGTTTGCTTGCTGCTGTAATCTTTGGAATTACTAAAATTATAGAAATGGGAGGTAAAATTGCTATTGTAACAGCTACTTTTCCTCCAATAATTGAATATTTTTTAAATAAATACTTGATGAAAAATAATAAAAATGTAATAAAAGATTTAGATAAAACTGATAAAGTACTTGAAGAACCGATATTTATAAAAAAGAAATTTACTAATAATGAAAAAATAAGACACAATATAGTACTCATTGATGATGAAATTGGAATAGAAGAAATCTCATGGCAATTTAGAAAAAATAGAAAAGAGAATAAAAAATCTAATAAAATTTTAGTCATCTGTAATACTATAAAAAAAGCACAAGAAATTTATTTAAAATTAAAAGAACACGATGATTTAAAAAATAAAATTAATATGTTACATTCAAATTTTATTCGTGAAGATAGAGAAAATAAAGAAAAAGAAATTTTAGATTTTGGAAAAACTGAATTTGATGGTGAAGGAATTTGGATATCAACTTCACTTGTTGAAGCTTCACTAGATATCGATTTTGATTATTTATTTACAGAGTTACAAGATTTAAATTCATTATTCCAAAGATTTGGAAGATGTAACCGTAAAGGTAAAAAATCAGTAGATGAAGCTAATTGTTTTATTTATTTAAAAATTGAAGATAAGTATTTAAAAGAAGATGGTGGAAAATCTGGTTTCATAGATAAAGATATTTATGAAAATTCTAAAAAAGGTTTAGAAAATTATTGTAAGGTAATATCTAAAGACAAAATAGAAAATTTTGAAGACTACAATGAATTATTTAAAAACTATTCTAAACAAATTAATGAGGGAGATAAGATAAAACTTATAGAAGAAAATTTAAGTTTTGAGAATTTAAAAGAAAGTCCTTTTGTTAAGGAATTTGAGAATGCCTATAAAAAGTATCAAAGAATTTTAAACAGTGATGAAAATGCAGAAGATGACTTAAAACTTAGGGATATCCAAAGTGTTACTGTAATTCCATACAATATTTATGAGAAAAACGAAGAAAATATAAAGGAATTTATAAAAAAGATAGAGGATAAAAATTTAAGTTTAGAAGAAAGACAAAAAGCTAAAACCGAACTTCTAAAGAAAACTCTTTCAATTCAATACTATCAGTTAAGTAAATATATAAGTGAAATTTTAAAAGGTAAGGCTGATGCAAATAAATATAAATCAGAAAGTATTAATAAATTTGAAAAAATAACTGTTATGGAAGCTGATTATGATAAGGAATTAGGTTTCCGTGCAAAAGATTTTAAAGATGGTATTCCAACTTATGAATTTATTTAATTAATTCAAAATAATTTTAACTACACAAAAGTAAAACTTTATCAATTAAACTATGGGGAGATAGATATTATGGATAAGGATATAACTGGATTGATGGTTTATTATTATGAAGTCTGTAAAAGAAAATTATGGTATTTTGTGAACGAAATTCAACTTGAAGAAAATAATTCAAATGTTATGCTAGGAAAACTTTTAGAAGAAAATACCTATACAAGAGATGAGAAAAAAATTAATATAGATGGGATTATAAATATTGATTTTATTCGTTCAAAAAAGATATTACACGAAATTAAGAAAAGTAATTCAATAGAGCCAGCTTCTTTACTACAAGTTCAATATTATTTGTATTATTTAGAGAAAAAAGGATTAATTGGATTAAAAGGAATTTTGGATTATCCATTATTGAAGAAAACAGTTGAAGTTAATTTAACAGATAAAGATAGAGAAAATTTAGATAATATAATAATAGGAATAAAAGAGATTTTGAGAAAAGAAAGTCCTCCAACATTAGAGAAGAAAAGTATTTGTAAAAAATGTGCTTATTTTGATTTATGTTTTGTATAGGAGGGTTTAATATGAAAAGAAGTTTTTTTCTTTATAGTAATGGAACATTGAAAAGAAAAGATAATACTATAATATTTATTAATGAAAAAGATGAAAAAAGAGATATTCCTATTGAAATGGTAGATGATTTTTATGTTATGTCTGAAATGAATTTTAACACTAAATTTATTAACTATATATCACAATTTGGTATTCCAATACATTTCTTTAATTACTATACTTTTTACACAGGAAGTTTTTATCCAAGAGAAATGAACATTTCTGGACAACTTTTAGTAAAACAAGTTGAGTATTATACGAATGAACAAAAAAGAGTAGAGATAGCTAGGGAATTTATAGAAGGAGCTTCATTTAATATCTTTCGTAATTTGAGATACTATAATGGCAGAGGAAAAGATTTAAAATTCTATATGAATCAAATAGAAGAACTTAGAAAATATTTAAAAGATGTAAATAATGTTGAAGAATTAATGGGGTATGAAGGAAATATTAGAAAAATTTATTATGAGGCTTGGAATATTATTGTAAATCAAAAAATAGATTTTGAAAAAAGGGTTAAAAATCCTCCTGATAATATGATTAATTCTTTAATATCATTCGTTAATACTCTTTTTTATACAAAGGTATTAGGAGAAATTTATAAGACACAACTAAACCCAACAGTTAGTTATTTACATCAACCTAGTACAAGAAGATTTTCACTTTCACTTGATATTTCAGAAGTATTTAAACCATTGATAGTGGATAGATTG
It encodes:
- the cas3 gene encoding CRISPR-associated helicase Cas3', coding for MENYKINPKLKVYEDIKNIYYAKPDKTLAQHNEELHIQKKKLIDLGYINDNKIIELLEYSIEFHDIGKINPEFQVRVKENKKFDISKEVAHNILSIHFIDKKDYDDKNDYESIAYAVFYHHRFGDGDNDSIRADENTKKIIENLLSKLEEKGIKVIKKISPSLKLPNLHTDRNLKLLGLLMKCDHSASGGYEIEYPNDFLAAALNNLLNEFKEKDKSADWNNMQKFCKENSDKNIIAIADTGMGKTEGGFLWGGNNKIFFVLPLRTAINAMYKRFDEVIIKGENKEEKVGLLHSNSLEYYLNNKKELVIDDKDEKEMDILEYNKRGKHLSLPVTICTPDQIFNFILKYKGYESKLATLSYSKIILDEMQMYDASLLAAVIFGITKIIEMGGKIAIVTATFPPIIEYFLNKYLMKNNKNVIKDLDKTDKVLEEPIFIKKKFTNNEKIRHNIVLIDDEIGIEEISWQFRKNRKENKKSNKILVICNTIKKAQEIYLKLKEHDDLKNKINMLHSNFIREDRENKEKEILDFGKTEFDGEGIWISTSLVEASLDIDFDYLFTELQDLNSLFQRFGRCNRKGKKSVDEANCFIYLKIEDKYLKEDGGKSGFIDKDIYENSKKGLENYCKVISKDKIENFEDYNELFKNYSKQINEGDKIKLIEENLSFENLKESPFVKEFENAYKKYQRILNSDENAEDDLKLRDIQSVTVIPYNIYEKNEENIKEFIKKIEDKNLSLEERQKAKTELLKKTLSIQYYQLSKYISEILKGKADANKYKSESINKFEKITVMEADYDKELGFRAKDFKDGIPTYEFI
- the cas1b gene encoding type I-B CRISPR-associated endonuclease Cas1b, whose amino-acid sequence is MKRSFFLYSNGTLKRKDNTIIFINEKDEKRDIPIEMVDDFYVMSEMNFNTKFINYISQFGIPIHFFNYYTFYTGSFYPREMNISGQLLVKQVEYYTNEQKRVEIAREFIEGASFNIFRNLRYYNGRGKDLKFYMNQIEELRKYLKDVNNVEELMGYEGNIRKIYYEAWNIIVNQKIDFEKRVKNPPDNMINSLISFVNTLFYTKVLGEIYKTQLNPTVSYLHQPSTRRFSLSLDISEVFKPLIVDRLIFSLLNKNQISEKSFVKDFEYLRLKEEASKLIVQEFEDRLKQIITHKDLNRKISYQYLVRLECYKIIKHLLGEKKYKSFQMWW
- the cas4 gene encoding CRISPR-associated protein Cas4, with the protein product MDKDITGLMVYYYEVCKRKLWYFVNEIQLEENNSNVMLGKLLEENTYTRDEKKINIDGIINIDFIRSKKILHEIKKSNSIEPASLLQVQYYLYYLEKKGLIGLKGILDYPLLKKTVEVNLTDKDRENLDNIIIGIKEILRKESPPTLEKKSICKKCAYFDLCFV